Below is a window of Bacillus horti DNA.
TTTGATCCTCTTCATGCAATGCGAGTATAGCTTTTGCTAAAGCGGTCTGGTCGTGAAATCGAAGGTCCTTACGGAACCATACAGCAATTGTACCCATCTAATCAGCCTTTCATTAATGTTCCTTTAAGTATAACGGGAAGTAGGTTCTAGGGAAACAAAATGGTTCGATATAACTACTAAATGCAGTCCAATTTCAGCTAGTAAAGTTTTGGCTTCCTTGATAAAATAAAGGAGATTACATGATTTTCATTTTTTGAAGAAAAACAAGCGAAAATTTTGAATAGGAGAAGAGGTGATGGTGTCTTTTAGATCGCTTAATGAATATTTGTATGATATCAAGCATAATCTAGTGAAAAAAGTTGGGGCTGTTTTGTTGTTCAAACTGATCTACGGTGAAAATCATTCAAACACTAGTGGCGGTCAAGAGTATTGCTATTCATGAGCTTGTGTGCAATCCTTATTTGTATAAGATATGTGAGGTAGGAAGTTCCATAGTCAAAGATTTTTGAATAACGTTTGAGGTCCTGTTAAGTCTGCAGCATTTTTTTCCGCCGCGCTTTGAAGCTGAAGCAATGCTATTGGTCGTCTTATAGAAGTGATGGAGTCCATACTCCAAGCGAGTTTTATCAGATGAATCACTTTCGACAAAATCCAGACGCCATACTCAACATTCTTTCAAAAATTTAGCTAAAATGAGAGAGCTTGTTTAATAGAAGGGATTACAAAATTCGCAAAATTATAATTACAGCTTGACGCACTGAATCCTATACTATAAATTGTAAAGTAAGGCGCTATAACTGGAACGACAGGCTTTTGGCCATAGTTATTTTAAAGCGGAAAGTTAGGGGGAGAAATAATGCTAAGAACACATATTTTAAATCAGCTAGATAGAAAAAGAATAGGTCAGCGAAATTTGGCGAAAATTGCCGGCGTAAGTGAATCGACAATATCTAGATTCTTAAATGATAGGGACGAATTGAATTTTGAATCCATTCTTAAGATCGTGAAGTTTCTTTTTCCGGAGAAGGAAAAGGAGTATATAGAGGAGTACGCTACTACTCAAAAAAGCATGAACGCTCGTTACTGTATGGAGTATTGTATGATTCATAGGCTGTGGCACATTACAGAAGGTATTATTGCAACTCTTTATGATTCCACAAACCCTCTCGACCGTGAGTGGGCTAGGGTCTATGAGCTAGAGCTCTTACGAGTGAATAAAAGAATTGAATATGGTGAGCTTTTAACGGAGTTAAAGCGTTATTATCCCAAAGCGATTGAGGTACAGATTCTTCATACCTTTGTTACGGCATACGCTTATTATGATATGAATAAGCACAGTCTTCTGTATGATTTATTAGAAGGGCTTGACCAGCAAATTGAACAAGTAAAGAGTCCATTTATGAGAGATTGCTTTAATATTCGCCTCGGTCTGCTTTTGAATCGTTATTTCCTATTACAAAATAAGGTTGAACAGGCTAGAGAATATAGTTATAAGGTGATTAATCAGGATGTAGCTGAGCATGTTAAAGGCCTAGCTTATTTATATTTAGGTGAATCTTATCTATATGAGGATTACGAAACAGGTAAAGCTCATATTGAGAAAGCTTATTTAATCTTTGTGGACACAGAAAGAGCAGAGAATGCAAGACATGCACAGCAATCGTTGTCCTTCTTGCAGTCCTACTGGAAGGTTGATCGAGAATTTCTTCTGGAGCTAGATTCTGATCGAGCGGTTGTTGAATACAGCCATTATTTGCTTGGTAAAGATGAAAAGGTTGAAGCTAAAAAAATGTTGGATACAATAGACGTTGAAAACTTACCTGATTGGGATAAGGGCTTCTTTTACTATAGTCTTGGATTATTGGAAAAGCATGAGCTTGCCTTCCATTACTCTGTGAAATGGTTTAAGAAGACGGAAAATGCGTTTCATCTCCAATTAG
It encodes the following:
- a CDS encoding AimR family lysis-lysogeny pheromone receptor produces the protein MLRTHILNQLDRKRIGQRNLAKIAGVSESTISRFLNDRDELNFESILKIVKFLFPEKEKEYIEEYATTQKSMNARYCMEYCMIHRLWHITEGIIATLYDSTNPLDREWARVYELELLRVNKRIEYGELLTELKRYYPKAIEVQILHTFVTAYAYYDMNKHSLLYDLLEGLDQQIEQVKSPFMRDCFNIRLGLLLNRYFLLQNKVEQAREYSYKVINQDVAEHVKGLAYLYLGESYLYEDYETGKAHIEKAYLIFVDTERAENARHAQQSLSFLQSYWKVDREFLLELDSDRAVVEYSHYLLGKDEKVEAKKMLDTIDVENLPDWDKGFFYYSLGLLEKHELAFHYSVKWFKKTENAFHLQLALHELKKMETNEVLLEILNL